A genomic window from Parasteatoda tepidariorum isolate YZ-2023 chromosome 10, CAS_Ptep_4.0, whole genome shotgun sequence includes:
- the LOC107439244 gene encoding small ribosomal subunit protein mS33, translating into MNFLPGMSNYATRMTRLSARIFGEVARPTNNKSMKVVRILSARPKDLDPYYVDHYPPHPQYSQLIAILREHGLFRDEHLDFKEEMVRQKILRGKVKPKPGQGKRAKAREVA; encoded by the exons atgaattttcttccTGGAATGTCAAATTATGCTACTCGCATGACTCGTCTCAGTGCTAGGATATTTGGAGAGGTTGCTCGTCCAACAAATAACAAATCGATGAAAGTTGTTCGTATTTTAAGTGCAAGACCAAAAGATTTAGACCCTTATTATGTTGATCATTATCCCCCGCACCCCCAATATTCACAACTGATAGCTATTCTTCGTGAACATGGACTTTTTAG agaTGAGCATTTGGATTTCAAAGAAGAAATGGTGCGACAGAAGATTTTGAGAGGAAAAGTAAAACCTAAGCCAGGACAAGGAAAAAGGGCTAAAGCAAGAGAAGTTGCATGA